GATCCGGGACGCCGGCTTCTCCCACACCGGCACCCAGGTATTCGCCCAGGTTGACCTCACGGTATCAAAGGGCGAATCCATCTGCCTTTTAGGACCAAACGGCTGCGGTAAAACCACGCTGCTGGACTGTCTTCTCGGCATCAACACCTTGGACAGCGGCAGTATTATAATTGACAAAAAGCCCATCACACAAATGTCTGCAACCCAGACCGCCAGGTATCTGGCCTATGTGCCCCAACGTCACAGCCGCTCTTTTTCCTTTACGGTTATGGATATTCTGCTCATGGGACGCACCCCTTACACCGCCCTTTTTTCCTCTCCATCAGCCCAGGACCGCAAAAAGGCGGAAGCATTGCTGGACAGTCTGGGCCTGATACACCTCAAGGACAGAAATTATACCCGGCTGTCCGGTGGGGAGACCCAACTGGTCATGATCCTGCGGGCTTTGATCCAGGAAACCCCGGTCATCGTCATGGACGAGCCCACAGCCCACCTCGATTTTAAAAATGAGCTGCTGGTCCTTGAAACCATTGTCCGGATGATGCGCGAAAAAGGGCTTACCCTGATCATGGCCACCCACTTTCCCAACCATGCCTTTTTCCTTGAAAATGCGGGGCTTCCCGTGCAGGTCTGTTTCATGCACCAGGGTCGGATCCGAGCGGCAGGCCCACCGTCCCTGGCATTGACCAGTGAGAACATCAGCCGGGTTTTCGGGGTTAAGACCGCGGTGGTCTCCAAACAGATCCAGGACAACGGCTGGATTAAACAGATTATTCCCATTAAAACAATGGACAACATCCCATGAAAAAAACATCTGCACTTTTTTTAATCATCCTTGGCCTGGCCTGCTCCGGCACGGCATCAGCCAAACCGATTTTAACGGAGACAGACGGTCAGGGCCATGTTCTGGCCCTGGACCAGCACCCAGAACGAATCGCCTGCCTCTATGCATTCACAGGACATGTCACCGCCATGCTGGGCCGGGGCAGTGACATGGTGGCCATTGTAAAGGGGCTGAAAAAAGACAAGCTGCTGGAAAAAATAGTGCCACATCTATCATCTCTTCCCGTACCGTCTGCCGGGGGTATCATACACATTGAGTCTCTGATCAAAACCCAGCCTGATATTGTTTTTTTAAAGCCTGAAACCGCAGGCATTGACCAGGAAGTTGAAAAACTCAAGCAATTCGGCATGCCCTATTTTTCAGCCGCCTATTCAGACATGGAAAGCCAGATGCGCGTGATTGAAACCATGGGGCGAATCCTTAACAGAGAAAAAAAAGCCTTGGACTATACCTGCTACTACAGGCAGGCCATTGCCCGGGTAAAAGAAAAAACCGACAGGATCGCAGATGCGGATAAACTGTCGGTATACCATGCCATTAATGAACCTTTCAGGACCGACGGTCCAGGAACCCTTGAAGCGGACTGGACTGGGGCCTGCAACATTCTCAATGTATCGGTGGGCAAGGGTCTTATTGAAAAAAATAGAAACAAACGATTTGCCGGCATGGAGCAAATCCTCATGTGGGACCCTGCAATGATCATTGCCAACGAGGCCCAAACCGCCCAAAAAATTCTATCCGATCCCCAATGGGCCCCCATCAAGGCTGTAAAAACGGGCCGGGTCTTCACCATCCCTGTAGGTATTTCAAGGTGGGGCCATCCGGGGGGACTTGAAACCCCTCTGGCGATTTTGTGGACCGCAAAAACCGCTTACCCTGACCTGTTTACCGATCTTGACCTGAAGACCGAAGTCCGGCAGTTTTACCAGCGTTTTTTTAACCTTCGTTTAGACGACCCGACCATTGAGCGTATTCTCTCAGGAGAGGGCATGCGGACGACTCATAGTAGCAACGAAGGACGTTAACAAAAAAACGTGTCAGCCCACCCCATGAAAGGAACCGTAATTTGCCATCCGCAATCACCCATGCCGTAGTCGGTATTTCGTCCGGCTTAGCGGTTTCTAAAGGAAGCGCCCCAAAACGCTTTTGGGTTCTGTCGATGATTTGCGCAATGCTGCCTGACCTTGATGTGCTGACATTTAAGTTCGGCATTGCCTACGGAAGCTTTTGGGGGCACAGAGGATTTTTTCATTCAATCTTCTTTTCAGTTCTGCTCGGCGGTATCATCGCAACACTCTTTTTCAGAAAAGAAGGCATTCTTTCTAAAAGCCGGCTGTTTTATTTTCTATATTTCAGCGTTGTCGCTTCGACCCACGGCATACTCGACGCCTTTACAAACGGCGGCCTTGGCATTGCCCTTTTATCCCCCTTTGACACTGCACGCTATTTTTTCTGGGCCACACCGATTTATGTTTCGCCCCTTAGCGTCAAGGCATTTATGAGCGGCAAAGGTATTGCCATCTTAAAAAATGAAATCCTATGGGTTTGGTTGCCTTCGATTTTTATGGTTATTGTTGGAAAGTTAAATTACGCACATAGTGCATACAAAAAATAAAGAGCTGTCCGAACACCCGTCTGAAAGCATTGAAGGGAAAAATCCTGTCGGCAAAATCAGCTCCCGAATTGATGCGGTCAACTGAACAATAGAATGGTCGTGCTGTTCACTTTTGTGGTACACCCTGACAAGAGATAACCGCAAAGGGAGTCCATTGAACACGGCTTTAATATATTATGATTATTCAAAGATCCTGTATCTTTTCGACCGGAAAAAGACGGTGTCCCTCAAAGACAGTCAATATCACTAATTTATCTGAAAATACTTGATAAACGATACGGTAATTTCCCTCGACCAACTCACGGATATCGTTTCGTGAAAATTCAGGCACTTCACGATACGCAAGCGGTGCATCAAGCGCTTTGCGTGCACGGTTTCTCAAAATTTCAGTCCATCGCTTTGCCGCCGCAGGATTGTCCATAGCAAAATGCCGCTTAATTGATAACAAATCCTGCTTGGCTGTCTCAGTCCAAAAAAGCTTCACAATATATTGTCCAAGTCTTCATCCGGCAATATTCGTCCATGTTCAAAATCATTCAACCCTCTATTCACAGCATCTACAAAACCGGCCTGTTCGGTCAACAGATCAAAATCTGATGGAGATACAAGAACGGCTGCAGCCTTGCCATTTTGAGTAATAACAAGGGGGCGATGTGACGTTTGAACGTTATGGAGAATCTTTGATGCTTTATTTTTAAAGTCTGACAGCGAAATAATATCTTGGGATATGCTTAACCGTTTCATGACTCCTTCCGTAATAATGTTATTTTTATATTGAATATGGGTCGGAATTCAGACTTAATCAACTTCTATATTCCGCTTTAACCTTCAGTTTAATAAAATAAGAAGCCCGTAATATGCACTTTAAAAAGACGATAGCGAATTAAACAGTTATATTTATAACGAATTAAAGTTCAATATTGACATAAAAACAATGTTATGGTTCTTATAACTTTATGCCAAACAACTTAAAATTTATTGGTGAGAATATCCGTTCTTTCCGGCAATCGCGTAACTGGACCCTGGCACAACTTGCGTTAAAAATCGGAATTCAGGAAGGACCACTGGGCCGCATTGAGCGGGGCGGTAACCTGCCTTCGGCCACGGTTATCTATAATCTGGCCCAGGCACTGGATATCCCTACCGACGCCCTGTTTGCCCCGGACCTATCCCAAGCCAGGGCCGCAGCCACTAAAACAGACACCGCCCATGTAACCATTGAACCGGATGCATCAGTCCCCCAAAAACCGTTGTTATTAGCGTGCAGGAAACTGATGTCCGCTTTTCATACCCTTGAAGACATTCTCGGTGTTCAAAAATACGCCCAGATCCCTTTATCAATTCCATTTGAACCGGACTACGCGGGCATGGAACAGCTTGCAGGCCGGATCAGAACTGCCATGGGCACGGGCGACGCCGTGGTATTTGATTATCTTGAACTCTTTGAAAATTTCGGTTTACGAATTCTTTTGTTTCCCTTCATGAAACCTGCAGAAAATTTGGACGGACTCTCTTTTTTTGAACCTGTTTACCAGAACGCTTTTTTTTTCATCAACGCCCGGAAAAATCCGGAAAAACAACTTTTCTGTCTTGCCACGGAATTGGGCAAAATCCTGATCTTCAATCAAATGAAAATTCGAAAAGACACACTTTTTCCAAATACAGGCACGACATCCGAACCCCGGCCCATCAATCCCGAACGTGCCGCCAAACATTTCGCCGCCACCTTTCTCATGCCTGAAAATGCCATACAAGCCACCGTGAGCCAAATCGGTATTACCCCTGACACCTGGACCTGGGATCTTCTCCTGCGCATCAAACACAGGTTCGGTATCTCCACGGAAGCTTTTGCCTACCGCCTTAAAGAGCTGAAACTGATCACTGAAGACTCAGCCGACACCTACATACAGAAAATAAAAACCCACTACACACAAACCGATTTCGGCGAACCTGATGCTTCCCGCCGGATACTGAACGCTAATGGACGTTTTTTCGACCTTTTGCTGACCGCAGGCCAAGATGGCACCGCCGGACAAGAAATAGAACAAATTTATGCCATGGTCGAGGAGCTGAAACTTGTGAAAATTTAATCCAGTTAAATTAAAACCTTTTATCTCAAAAAGGGACTCCGTGGAGACGAGAATGAAATATTACGCCCACAGTTTGCAAGAAAAGCCTAAACAAGAATGGCAACTGTTGGAAACTCATTTGATGAACGTTGCCAATATGGCGGGTTGTTTTGCCGATAGCTTCCAAGCTAAAAAATGGGGGCAGTGCGCTGGATTGTTACATGATTCCGGCAAAGCAACCTCAGCGTTCCAACGCAGACTGGAAGGCAGCCCGGAACGAGTAGACCACTCAACCTTTGGCGCTATCCTGGCTAAAGAAACAGGAGGGAATCTTGGTCTACTTTTATCCTATGCAATCGCCGGACACCATGGAGGCATCCCGGATGGAGGGGAACAGGAAACCCATCTGCATTTCCGATTAAAACACAAAAAACCACAAGAGACGGAGAATCTTGATGTGTTAAACCCTTGTCTCGACCGAACGTTGAATTTCCCTTTTAAAATATCAAGGGAAACCGGTGGTTTTTCTCTTTCTTTTTTCACTCGAATGATCTTTTCATGCCTTGTTGATGCAGATTTTTTGGATACAGAAAAATTCTGCTCCCCTGAAGTTGCCAGAGAAAGGGTCGATTCCCAGGAAAGGAAAGACTTACTTGAACTCCAACGAAATATGACCGTTTACATGGATGACATTCTTGCAGGAGCGCAACCAACTTATGTAAACGAACTTCGGAAAACCATACTTGAGCAATGCAAAGAAAAAGCCAAATTACAGCCTCAGTTTTTTTCTCTTACAGTGCCTACAGGTGGCGGAAAAACGCTGTCCTCCATGAATTTTGCTTTAGATCATGCAGCGGAGCATGGAATGAACAGGATCATTTATGCGATCCCTTTCACCTCAATCATTGAACAAAATGCGGGAGTTTTTCAAAACATTTTTGGACAAGACTCGGTTCTTGAACATCATTGCAATTACAAGGAATCGGAAGAACCGGAGGAAGCCGTATATAATAGGCGACGCGGTTTGGCTACAGAAAATTGGGACAGCCCGATCATTGTTACCACCAATGTCCAATTTTTCGAGTCTTTCTTTAGTAACAAGTCATCTCGTTGCCGTAAATTGCATAATATTGCCCGCAGTGTCATTGTATTAGACGAAGCCCAGGCAGTCCCTACAGATTATCTTGAGCCTTGCCTTGCCGCTCTTCGGGAATTGGTCGATCACTACGGGTGTACCATTGTTCTATGCACTGCTACCCAGCCGGCTTTTGATGACACAAGCAGTTTGCGTACGGCCTTGCCAAAACTTACAGAGATAATAGATAACCCGGATCAAATTTTTTCAAAATTAAAACGCACCAAAGTTACCTTTATCGGGAAAAAAACGGATGAGGAAGTTGCAAAGCTCATAAATTATGAAAGCCAGGCGTTGTGCATCGCGGCGACCAAAGCTCAAGCCCGTGCAATATTCAATCTTTTGAGTAAAGATGCTGCTGGCATTTTTCATTTATCAACGAATATGTACCCGCAGCACCGAAAACAGGTACTTAAAACAATAAAGGAACGCCTGAAAGAAAATAAAAAATGCGTCGTGGTTTCGACCTCTCTTGTGGAGGCAGGGGTTGACCTGGATTTTCCAGTGGTTTTTCGCGCCATTGCTGGTTTGGATTCCATTGCCCAGGCAGCCGGGCGTTGTAATCGTGAGGGAAAGATGCAAGGTCTTGGCCAAGTTTTTGTTTTTGAGCCGGAAAAAACGCCTCGTATGCCCTGGCTTAATCGCTGTATTTCAAAAACCGCAGAAGCCATGCGCAGTATGCCGGACTGTGACCCCATGAATATCATGGTCATGCGTCGCTACTTTGAATTGCTTTATGACATAGAAGACTTAGATAAAAAACAGATCATGCGCCGATTGAATCCTAAAAGACTTGATAAGGATCTGCTGTTTCCTTTCAAGGAAGTTGCACAAGCTTTCAAATTCATTGAGGAAGATACGGTCGGTGTTGTGATACCCAGGGAATCAGAGGCGCACAAACTGGTGGAGCAACTCAGGCACATTGAATTCCCAGGCACTTTGCTTAGAAAGCTGCAACCATATCTTGTTGCTGTCCGGACCAGAGAATATACCCAACTGTATACAGGAGGAGCAATAGAATTAATTCATGGCGAGATTCCAATATTACAAAATGAGGCGGCTTATAGCGACGATGTGGGTTTAGTTGTGGAAAAAGGCGAGACCTGGAATGCAGATGATCTTATTATTTAAATTACCGAGGAGGAGTTATGGCATTTGGAATCAAGTTGAAAGTCTGGGGTGACTATGCCTGTTTCACCCGCCCGGAGATGAAAGTGGAACGTGTTTCTTATGATGTTATGACACCGTCTGCAGCTCGAGGTATTCTTGAAGCGATTCATTGGAAACCCGCCATTCGCTGGGTTATTGACAAAATACACGTCTTGCATCCCATCAAATTTGACAATGTTCGTCGTAATGAAGTGGCATCTAAAATTCCCAAGCCTAACCCTGCAACGGTTATGAGTAAGGGGAAACGCCTTTATTATCTTGTCGATGACGGCAAAAACAGACAGCAACGGGCAACCACACTGCTTAGAAATGTTGCATATATCATCGAGGCTCATTTTGAAATGACAGATAAAGCCGGTACTGATGATAATGAAGGCAAGCACCTGAGTATCTTTAACAGACGGGCGCAGAATGGACAGTTTTTTCATCAGCCTTGTCTGGGTTGCAGAGAGTTCCCAGCCTCTTTCAAACTGATAAAGAAAGAGATCCCGGCCTCATACTACAAAGGGCATACTAAGGACTTAGGATATATGCTGCTCGATATCGACTTCAATAATAAACGGACACCTTTATTTTTTAAAGCTGTTATGGAAAACGGAATCATATGTCCGCCGAATCCTTTGTCTTCGGAGGTGAAATCATGATTCTCCAAGCCTTGAACAGCTACTATGAAAGAGTGGCTGCGGACGCCGAATCTGATATGCCCCCGTTTGGAACCAGCATTGAAAAGGTCTCTTTCTCCCTGATTATCGATGATTCCGGAGCGCTCAAAGGTGTGGATGATTTAAGGGAACAAAGTGGAAAAAAGCGGCTCCCCAGAAAGATTCCTGTTCCCGCTGCAGTTACCAGAACATCCGGGGTAAAAGCCAATTTTTTATGGGATAAAGCAGCTTATGTGTTTGGTGCTGATGCTGATGGCCCTACCGATGATAATAAATCACGGTTTGAATCTTTCCAGGCCTTATTCCAGGAAGTATGTCAAGGCATTGAAGATAACGCCGTCAACTCAGTATTGGCCTTTCTCCAACAATGGGACAGAATGAAAGCTGAATCTGTGCTTGCAAAATATCATCCTTGGGATGATCTATGTAACGCCAATTTTGTGTTCCGACTGGATGGTGTTCCCGGCTACATTCATGAACGAAATCTTATCCGCGAAGCTTGGCTTAAACATATTCAGCAGTCTAACAATGCCCCCCATATCCAATGCATGGTCAATGGTGAAAAAAATGTTCCTCAGGCAAGAGTCCATACCCCAATAAAGGGTGTTAGAGGCGGACAGACATCTGGGGGATATATTGTTTCGTATAATGCAACGGCTTTTGTTTCTTATGGACAAGACAAAGCCGCTGTAAGTGAAATGTCTGCTTTTGCTTATACCACAGCGTTAAATGCCTTATTGTCATCCAATAGCCGCCAGCATATCGTTATCGGAGATATGACTCTGGTTTTTTGGGCAGAAAAACCCAGCCCGGCCGAAGACATTTTTGCCGACCTTTTTGATCCGCCTGAAATCGAGCCAAACGCTTCGAAAGAAAGTCATGACGACCAGGAAACAGCCAAAAAAATACATGGGCTTTTACATGCGGTCAAAGGCGGCCGCAGGGTAACCGATATAATACCCGACCTGGATGATTCGGTTCGCTTTTATATTTTAGGGTTATCACCTAATGCTGCCCGACTCTCCATTCGCTTTTGGGAAGTGGACAGTTTCGGCAATCTACTGAAACGAATAAGCCGGTACTTTGATCAGCTTTCCATTACAAGACAGTTTAACAATGAACCGGAATATCCGCCTCTTTGGCGCTTGCTTTGCCAGACGGCTGCCTTGGGGAAAAGTGAGAATGTCTCGCCGGTATTGGCAGGTAGTATGGCACGTGCAATCTTAACAGATTCGCGCTTTCCGCAAAACCTGCTACCTCTTGTTCTCCAACGTATCCGCAGTGAACACAATATAACTTATTTTCGTGCGGCCTTGCTTAAAGCGTATCTTATCCGCAACTCAACCGCGACAAATTTAAAGGAGGTTTCCATGACGCTGGACGTAGAGAGAACCGATGGACCGTATCTGCTGGGCCGTCTTTTCTCAGTTCTGGAAAAAGCACAGGAAGAGGCTATCCCCGGTGCCAATGCAACCATGAAAGACCGCTATCTTTCATCTGCATCTGCAACACCGGGGCTTGTTTTCCATATGATCTTAAAGAACTCAACCAATCATATTGCCAAACTTAGAAAAGATCCTGAAAAAACCGGAAAGGCAACGTATTTTGAAAAACTGATCCAAGAAATTGTGGATAAATTTGATGCGTTTCCGTCAACACTTCCTGCCGAGGCGCAAGGCCTTTTTATGATTGGGTACTACCATCAGCGCAAAAACTTTTTCACAAAAAAAATCGAGGAGAATTAAACAATGACTGCAATTGCCAACCGGTACGAATTTGTACTGCTGTTTGATGTGGAAAATGGAAACCCCAATGGTGATCCGGATGCAGGCAACTTACCCCGTTTTGATCCTGAGACCGGGTATGGACTCGTAACAGATGTATGCCTTAAACGGAAAATAAGAAATCATGTATCCATTCTAATGGACGGAAAACCGGGGTATAACATTTATATTCAGGAAAAGGCCGTACTCAATGAAACCAACAAATTGGCGTATAAGGAATATAATCTTG
This window of the uncultured Desulfobacter sp. genome carries:
- a CDS encoding ABC transporter ATP-binding protein, with amino-acid sequence MSDTLIQIRDAGFSHTGTQVFAQVDLTVSKGESICLLGPNGCGKTTLLDCLLGINTLDSGSIIIDKKPITQMSATQTARYLAYVPQRHSRSFSFTVMDILLMGRTPYTALFSSPSAQDRKKAEALLDSLGLIHLKDRNYTRLSGGETQLVMILRALIQETPVIVMDEPTAHLDFKNELLVLETIVRMMREKGLTLIMATHFPNHAFFLENAGLPVQVCFMHQGRIRAAGPPSLALTSENISRVFGVKTAVVSKQIQDNGWIKQIIPIKTMDNIP
- a CDS encoding ABC transporter substrate-binding protein produces the protein MKKTSALFLIILGLACSGTASAKPILTETDGQGHVLALDQHPERIACLYAFTGHVTAMLGRGSDMVAIVKGLKKDKLLEKIVPHLSSLPVPSAGGIIHIESLIKTQPDIVFLKPETAGIDQEVEKLKQFGMPYFSAAYSDMESQMRVIETMGRILNREKKALDYTCYYRQAIARVKEKTDRIADADKLSVYHAINEPFRTDGPGTLEADWTGACNILNVSVGKGLIEKNRNKRFAGMEQILMWDPAMIIANEAQTAQKILSDPQWAPIKAVKTGRVFTIPVGISRWGHPGGLETPLAILWTAKTAYPDLFTDLDLKTEVRQFYQRFFNLRLDDPTIERILSGEGMRTTHSSNEGR
- a CDS encoding metal-dependent hydrolase, producing MPSAITHAVVGISSGLAVSKGSAPKRFWVLSMICAMLPDLDVLTFKFGIAYGSFWGHRGFFHSIFFSVLLGGIIATLFFRKEGILSKSRLFYFLYFSVVASTHGILDAFTNGGLGIALLSPFDTARYFFWATPIYVSPLSVKAFMSGKGIAILKNEILWVWLPSIFMVIVGKLNYAHSAYKK
- a CDS encoding type II toxin-antitoxin system RelE/ParE family toxin — protein: MKLFWTETAKQDLLSIKRHFAMDNPAAAKRWTEILRNRARKALDAPLAYREVPEFSRNDIRELVEGNYRIVYQVFSDKLVILTVFEGHRLFPVEKIQDL
- a CDS encoding type II toxin-antitoxin system Phd/YefM family antitoxin, which translates into the protein MKRLSISQDIISLSDFKNKASKILHNVQTSHRPLVITQNGKAAAVLVSPSDFDLLTEQAGFVDAVNRGLNDFEHGRILPDEDLDNIL
- a CDS encoding XRE family transcriptional regulator; translated protein: MPNNLKFIGENIRSFRQSRNWTLAQLALKIGIQEGPLGRIERGGNLPSATVIYNLAQALDIPTDALFAPDLSQARAAATKTDTAHVTIEPDASVPQKPLLLACRKLMSAFHTLEDILGVQKYAQIPLSIPFEPDYAGMEQLAGRIRTAMGTGDAVVFDYLELFENFGLRILLFPFMKPAENLDGLSFFEPVYQNAFFFINARKNPEKQLFCLATELGKILIFNQMKIRKDTLFPNTGTTSEPRPINPERAAKHFAATFLMPENAIQATVSQIGITPDTWTWDLLLRIKHRFGISTEAFAYRLKELKLITEDSADTYIQKIKTHYTQTDFGEPDASRRILNANGRFFDLLLTAGQDGTAGQEIEQIYAMVEELKLVKI
- the cas3 gene encoding CRISPR-associated helicase Cas3' — protein: MKYYAHSLQEKPKQEWQLLETHLMNVANMAGCFADSFQAKKWGQCAGLLHDSGKATSAFQRRLEGSPERVDHSTFGAILAKETGGNLGLLLSYAIAGHHGGIPDGGEQETHLHFRLKHKKPQETENLDVLNPCLDRTLNFPFKISRETGGFSLSFFTRMIFSCLVDADFLDTEKFCSPEVARERVDSQERKDLLELQRNMTVYMDDILAGAQPTYVNELRKTILEQCKEKAKLQPQFFSLTVPTGGGKTLSSMNFALDHAAEHGMNRIIYAIPFTSIIEQNAGVFQNIFGQDSVLEHHCNYKESEEPEEAVYNRRRGLATENWDSPIIVTTNVQFFESFFSNKSSRCRKLHNIARSVIVLDEAQAVPTDYLEPCLAALRELVDHYGCTIVLCTATQPAFDDTSSLRTALPKLTEIIDNPDQIFSKLKRTKVTFIGKKTDEEVAKLINYESQALCIAATKAQARAIFNLLSKDAAGIFHLSTNMYPQHRKQVLKTIKERLKENKKCVVVSTSLVEAGVDLDFPVVFRAIAGLDSIAQAAGRCNREGKMQGLGQVFVFEPEKTPRMPWLNRCISKTAEAMRSMPDCDPMNIMVMRRYFELLYDIEDLDKKQIMRRLNPKRLDKDLLFPFKEVAQAFKFIEEDTVGVVIPRESEAHKLVEQLRHIEFPGTLLRKLQPYLVAVRTREYTQLYTGGAIELIHGEIPILQNEAAYSDDVGLVVEKGETWNADDLII
- the cas5c gene encoding type I-C CRISPR-associated protein Cas5c, whose amino-acid sequence is MAFGIKLKVWGDYACFTRPEMKVERVSYDVMTPSAARGILEAIHWKPAIRWVIDKIHVLHPIKFDNVRRNEVASKIPKPNPATVMSKGKRLYYLVDDGKNRQQRATTLLRNVAYIIEAHFEMTDKAGTDDNEGKHLSIFNRRAQNGQFFHQPCLGCREFPASFKLIKKEIPASYYKGHTKDLGYMLLDIDFNNKRTPLFFKAVMENGIICPPNPLSSEVKS
- the cas8c gene encoding type I-C CRISPR-associated protein Cas8c/Csd1, which codes for MSAESFVFGGEIMILQALNSYYERVAADAESDMPPFGTSIEKVSFSLIIDDSGALKGVDDLREQSGKKRLPRKIPVPAAVTRTSGVKANFLWDKAAYVFGADADGPTDDNKSRFESFQALFQEVCQGIEDNAVNSVLAFLQQWDRMKAESVLAKYHPWDDLCNANFVFRLDGVPGYIHERNLIREAWLKHIQQSNNAPHIQCMVNGEKNVPQARVHTPIKGVRGGQTSGGYIVSYNATAFVSYGQDKAAVSEMSAFAYTTALNALLSSNSRQHIVIGDMTLVFWAEKPSPAEDIFADLFDPPEIEPNASKESHDDQETAKKIHGLLHAVKGGRRVTDIIPDLDDSVRFYILGLSPNAARLSIRFWEVDSFGNLLKRISRYFDQLSITRQFNNEPEYPPLWRLLCQTAALGKSENVSPVLAGSMARAILTDSRFPQNLLPLVLQRIRSEHNITYFRAALLKAYLIRNSTATNLKEVSMTLDVERTDGPYLLGRLFSVLEKAQEEAIPGANATMKDRYLSSASATPGLVFHMILKNSTNHIAKLRKDPEKTGKATYFEKLIQEIVDKFDAFPSTLPAEAQGLFMIGYYHQRKNFFTKKIEEN